Proteins encoded by one window of Salvia splendens isolate huo1 chromosome 5, SspV2, whole genome shotgun sequence:
- the LOC121802222 gene encoding lactosylceramide 4-alpha-galactosyltransferase-like produces the protein MTIEKIADTFLSELLSHLQRAKKSFYALVSLLSLCLLAYNSASVFCAKVPFPPKTSPEPALFLPENVAAKSRRFFSISFSAKQPPFPRELKSHLPLLHKNPNFAKEIDDFHPKRWKRQKFAKVKPFQVRVRNFFNKNSSNSACESRFFMTWISSAESFGEREMFAITSLFKTHPNGCLIIASNSLDSAIGMQILKPLLRKGFRLMPISPSFEFLFRGTPAEVWYNQLMQGNVDPGEVALGQNLSNLLRLGLLYRFGGIYLDTDVIILKSFGGLRNVIGAQAIDLESGNWTRLNNAVMIFDEGHPLVFKFIQEFALTFDGNKWGHNGPYLVSRVVARVGGRPGYNFTVMPPMAFYPVDWSKVRGLFEGPQSLSHSKWLLAKLRQIRSESFAVHLWNKQSRGFEVEKGSVIQHLMFGCGVE, from the coding sequence ATGACAATTGAGAAAATCGCTGATACTTTCTTGTCTGAGCTTCTTTCCCACTTGCAGAGAGCCAAGAAATCTTTCTACGCTTTGGtgtctcttctctctctctgccTCTTAGCCTACAACAGCGCCTCCGTTTTCTGCGCCAAAGTCCCCTTCCCGCCCAAAACCTCGCCGGAGCCCGCTCTCTTCTTACCGGAAAATGTTGCCGCTAAATCAAGAAGGttcttctccatctccttcTCCGCAAAGCAGCCGCCTTTCCCCCGGGAGCTCAAATCCCATTTGCCCCTTTTGCACAAGAATCCTAATTTTGCTAAAGAAATCGACGACTTCCACCCAAAGCGGTGGAAAAGGCAGAAATTCGCAAAGGTGAAGCCTTTTCAAGTTCGAGTGAGGAACTTCTTCAACAAGAATTCATCAAATTCAGCCTGCGAATCTCGCTTTTTCATGACGTGGATCTCATCGGCAGAGTCCTTCGGGGAGAGGGAGATGTTTGCCATCACCAGTTTGTTCAAGACGCATCCAAATGGGTGCTTAATCATAGCCTCGAATTCACTCGATTCAGCAATTGGGATGCAAATCTTGAAACCCTTATTGAGAAAGGGTTTTAGGTTGATGCCAATTTCCCCCAGTTTCGAATTCTTGTTCAGGGGCACTCCAGCAGAGGTGTGGTACAACCAGTTGATGCAGGGAAATGTGGATCCTGGTGAAGTTGCATTAGGGCAGAATCTCTCCAATCTGCTTAGGCTTGGATTGCTGTATAGATTTGGTGGGATTTACTTAGACACTGATGTGATAATCTTGAAGAGTTTTGGGGGTTTGAGGAATGTCATTGGTGCTCAAGCTATTGATCTTGAATCAGGGAATTGGACCAGATTGAACAATGCAGTGATGATCTTTGATGAGGGGCATCCACTTGTGTTCAAATTCATCCAAGAATTTGCACTCACCTTCGATGGGAACAAGTGGGGCCACAATGGGCCCTACCTGGTGTCGAGGGTGGTGGCGAGGGTTGGGGGACGGCCGGGGTACAACTTCACGGTGATGCCACCGATGGCGTTCTACCCCGTGGATTGGAGCAAGGTCCGGGGCCTGTTTGAAGGGCCGCAGAGCCTGAGCCACTCCAAGTGGCTGCTCGCTAAGCTTAGGCAGATACGGAGCGAGAGCTTCGCGGTGCATCTGTGGAACAAGCAGAGCAGGGGGTTTGAGGTTGAGAAGGGGAGTGTGATCCAACACCTCATGTTTGGTTGTGGTGTTGAGTAa
- the LOC121802627 gene encoding clathrin light chain 1-like, whose product MASFDDAAAPPFDYEGHTSYADSYSAFSSTDAPPYSGSAFTPEYSEPEQVPVDLPNSSDPFGFDSNAEPFEHDASVPISNGNGSSPYDLGQDSEGLFTSDGPILPPPNEMQEEGFALREWRRLNTIRLEEKEKKEKEMRIQIIIEGEEFIKAFYEKTKLNVETNKNTNREKEKLSLASQEKFHKEADKHYWKSIAELVPNEVAHIEKRGKKKDQEKKPSITVVQGPKPGKPTDLSRMRGILIKLKHNPPPHMLPPPPAPAKDPKDSKDGKGKKDVKESSDKPTSTKEAVEESAPNGAAGAQASEEPAAAPTEDQQSS is encoded by the exons ATGGCATCCTTCGACGACGCGGCAGCTCCTCCATTTGACTACGAAGGACACACCAGCTACGCCGATTCCTATTCTGCCTTCTCCTCCACCGACGCACCGCCCTACTCAGGCTCTGCCTTCACGCCGGAATACTCGGAACCCGAGCAAGTTCCAGTAGACCTGCCAAACTCCTCCGATCCATTCGGATTCGACTCGAATGCTGAGCCTTTCGAGCACGACGCTTCGGTTCCGATCTCGAACGGCAACGGCAGCTCGCCGTACGACCTTGGCCAGGACTCCGAGGGCTTATTCACCTCCGACGGACCGATCCTGCCGCCTCCTAATGAGATGCAGGAAGAAGGATTCGCTCTTCGTGAATGGCGGAG GCTAAACACCATTCGTCTGGAAGAGAAGGAAAAGAAGGAAAAGGAGATGCGGATCCAAATTATTATAGAAGGTGAAGAGTTTATAAAAGCTTTCTATGAGAAAACAAAGCTTAATGTGGAGACTAACAAGAACACTAACAGAGAAAAAGAGAAG TTATCCCTAGCCAGTCAAGAAAAATTCCACAAAGAGGCAGATAAACACTACTGGAAATCCATAGCAGAGCTCGTCCCTAACGAAGTGGCCCACATCGAGAAGAGAGGAAAGAAGAAGGACCAAGAGAAGAAGCCGTCCATCACAGTCGTCCAAGGCCCCAAGCCCGGCAAACCAACTGACCTTTCAAGGATGCGTGGGATATTGATCAAGCTGAAACACAATCCCCCACCGCACATGCTTCCACCCCCACCTGCTCCAGCTAAGGATCCGAAAGACAGCAAGGATGGGAAAGGCAAGAAAGATGTAAAGGAATCAAGCGATAAACCAACTTCAACTAAAGAAGCCGTGGAAGAGTCTGCACCTAATGGTGCTGCTGGTGCTCAGGCATCGGAAGAACCTGCTGCTGCTCCAACCGAAGACCAGCAAAGTAGCTGA